In the genome of Doryrhamphus excisus isolate RoL2022-K1 chromosome 11, RoL_Dexc_1.0, whole genome shotgun sequence, one region contains:
- the ttc3 gene encoding E3 ubiquitin-protein ligase TTC3 yields the protein MTDSDSEYTDCDDDSITEIEITTKGMGNDPATTTAYPAVIVFAQWDCIPIDIRKEAAHLMRLHNVWVHILLRSDSPHNAVTWAKGLGFIDPLDPGHFNLRNLLKIESLEAIFRAVEIGTIKKDFTKDLILISTRFSEQCPGAFEEALEWLASTGEPDIRAHVMHLGHVHICYTALLFIFKEYAHLIFRMAKNLERTMAELRTKPPEAFLAASDDLKKQGNDLFQKHKYEEAVDIYSKAIRCCPENYVVFANRALCYIRCKKYLEAAFDGKRAVLIEPLWAKGHYRYCEALFLLGEVNMAITANKSAQSLCKNDYEGVKDLAQQHQKFMSETMGNKAGPPKKSGGSSKAESIKSNAGEPQQPVKGKGGGSSSNKTKVTDQMNKENHQVKEATVPPVATKESSIAKKVTAPPAGADKEHSLAKKMTAPPAAAALAPSTPKKVMAPPAAATKAPSTPKKMMAPPAAAKAPSTPKKITASATTKEPSTPKKTAPQEPGTPKKKPKSRETQPNQQQPVVNKAAMCKELRSLVHDAHTALSNLCSYNAEQGFGQALALLDTNSHKDLGLSALDVQLLLYGRVSALTEIGKTEELAEARRLLEKIKSYEERIFQCLVYYAHGRLYLKENRFDVAQEYFEDSLQMVKNRITPGILTWPLTKEIVKETQPEPFNKMLEDSIALCKFPPMPDATCRLGKCLGSCKNIYFTDPDFKGFIQIKCSQQCLIEYHSACWKTLKTSSPFEKTDKDFLEQPCLTPDCFGKICSIKIIDPTGLVKCKFENDIAKPQTQRKPKVNQKSCTRVKNLKSKEEGHLKTKNNHNKLTSEEKLTIGEEILPAKNKSVAQSQQQAWLLYRDRVLLQISQMMQLLRQEKGLSVSALSTCLKPWLELDSVRGNQLAGKILNWEQEKVETLDQAVALLLERKNRVWARVFIQLLSNSLDISVDLSHWAGRLNDADLNAAKSFIERNAGYLEELDLTLLLSFAPLQEMISERIVTNPEFTSNKGLNKYMRRAAPHEMRLFIWTLEEHKDLYVSCNILLDEYFDMIDGHCSVLKKSDQNLSSFPMGVKSRGRKKKKEQKGLPVWSGWQSLVPTDQWDQEDPIYYLDPSEPFSIPRHLQAQVAEFEDQYSGPRHKRDFKKLLDNNPDPTEENMYDYFAQILEAHGPLPADDPLLLEEMENFPPMAHAKIDKAGGFEPFFLESLRFIKMGSRIGLAKHAVSLQQQQHQRHLPEALNIFSSTQTSAPHPYDVDPFPTRHLPVDMDDLFPLVGRGHVSSWDDAKLSPNDFDCLDLYTTEVDDSWETYSCSSGLNLTPTEEVILKQHSETQTCPVTKDSVAINTEPLERYESCHGDLNKKAKIIKEMKEKMDKMANDHEEVDQRHKECLSALQSEIQEITTNIQVTDKELTLFQQKLEEEIKKDQKEKKANQEVLKALKLEIDQLVEEQASLTKNIRKKKASYEEELNAFCELSNQLAAEKMSLEDEVKRRKASVAAAAKRSHTAQLSILESGRDQRLHSLHSQRANAKVLLAKLDENVQRFPSLEVSRQNWRTNMQELEKKIATVETQYKEQMEQVKSGKRVKDVLSNTSQPDPQVSLLSSDMAGLRMAPTPPPTDTQHLARPVPPASNTVFDKAMERLATIFPNYTRPDLMRFFKELRSSNGGSLSSMGLQDVVSGVSQLILKHQEKLRAGATSKTTEQGSSAMPPPVDSTSVWQRGQNQKPQDTFALNLDDPCIICHEEMNQLDHCVLECRHTFHKKCITSWLKENSSCPTCRKRTLMSDFPLLIGRRRQAP from the exons ATGACTGACTCGGATTCTGAGTACACAGACTGTGACGATGATTCCATTACAGAGATTGAGATT ACAACTAAGGGGATGGGAAATGATCCTGCAACCACCACAGCCTACCCTGCAG tTATTGTTTTTGCACAATGGGACTGCATTCCCATCGATATCAGGAAGGAGGCAGCACACCTGATGAGGCTCCACAACGTCTGGGTTCACATTCTGCTACGAAGTGACAGCCCCCACAATGCTGTCACTTGGGCCAAAGGTCTAGGTTTCATCGATCCATT GGACCCTGGCCATTTCAATCTGAGGAACCTACTCAAGATCGAATCCCTGGAAGCTATCTTCAGAGCTGTGGAGATAGGAACT attaaaAAGGACTTCACGAAAGATCTCATCTTGATAAGTACCAGGTTTAGTGAG CAATGCCCAGGTGCCTTCGAGGAAGCTCTGGAATGGTTAGCGTCGACGGGAGAGCCTGACATCCGAGCTCATGTCATGCATCTGGGTCATGTCCACATTTGCTACACAGCCTTGCTCTTCATCTTCAAAGAGT ATGCCCATTTGATCTTCCGAATGGCAAAAAACCTGGAGCGGACCATGGCAGAGTTGCGAACCAAGCCTCCCGAGGCCTTCCTTGCG GCTAGTGATGACCTCAAGAAGCAAGGAAATGATCTGTTTCAGAAGCACAAGTATGAAGAAGCAGTGGACATTTATTCCAAAGCCATCAGATGTTG CCCTGAAAACTACGTCGTCTTTGCTAACCGGGCGCTTTGTTACATCCGCTGTAAGAAATACCT AGAAGCTGCTTTCGATGGAAAACGAGCTGTTCTGATAGAACCGCTCTGGGCAAAG GGTCATTACCGCTACTGCGAGGCCCTGTTCCTGTTGGGTGAGGTCAACATGGCCATCACAGCCAACAAGTCAGCTCAGAGTCTGTGCAAGAATGACTACGAGGGAGTCAAAGACCTGGCGCAGCAGCATCAGAAGTTCATGAGTGAAACAATGGGCAACAAAG CGGGACCACCAAAGAAAAGTGGAGGTTCAAG TAAAGCAGAGTCCATTAAATCAAATGCAGGGGAACCACAGCAGCCAGTGAAGGGAAAAGGAGGTGGGAGTAGTAGTAATAAGACAAAG GTGACAGATCAAATGAACAAGGAGAACCACCAAG TTAAAGAGGCTACAGTACCACCAGTTGCCACTAAAGAGTCCAGCATAGCAAAAAAGGTGACTGCACCGCCAGCCGGCGCAGATAAAGAACACAGCTTGGCAAAAAAGATGACTGCACCACCGGCTGCTGCGGCTTTGGCACCCAGCACACCAAAAAAAGTGATGGCACCGCCGGCTGCTGCGACTAAAGCACCGAGCACACCAAAAAAGATGATGGCACCGCCAGCTGCGGCTAAAGCACCAAGCACCCCAAAAAAGATAACGGCAAGCGCCACAACTAAAGAGCCCAGCACTCCAAAAAAGACAGCACCGCAAGAGCCTGGAACTCCCAAGAAGAAACCCAAGAGCAGAGAGACTCAACCCAACCAACAGCAG CCAGTGGTAAATAAAGCTGCAATGTGCAAAGAGTTGAGATCTCTTGTGCATGACGCCCACACTGCCCTGAGCAACCTGTGCAGCTACAACGCCGAGCAAGGCTTTGGCCAGGCGCTGGCCCTACTGGACACCAACTCACACAAG gaCCTTGGTCTTTCAGCGTTGGATGTGCAGCTGTTGCTGTATGGCCGTGTGTCAGCCCTGACAGAAATTGGCAAGACTGAG GAACTTGCAGAAGCACGACGGCTCTTGGAGAAGATTAAATCCTATGAGGAGAGGATTTTTCAGTGTTTGGTTTACTACGCCCACGGGAGGCTTTATCTCAAAGAGAACAG ATTTGATGTTGCTCAGGAATACTTTGAGGATTCTCTGCAGATGGTGAAGAATCGCATAACCCCGGGTATTCTCACCTGGCCTTTAACCAAAGAGATTGTTAAAGAAACCCAGCCGGAACCTTTTAAT AAAATGTTGGAGGATTCTATAGCTTTATGCAAATTTCCCCCTATGCCCGATGCCACTTGTCGACTTGGGAAATGCCTCGGCTCGTGCAAGAATATTTACTTCACTGACCCGGATTTTAAA ggcTTCATTCAGATAAAGTGCAGCCAGCAGTGCCTGATAGAATACCACAGTGCTTGCTGGAAGACGCTTAAGACCTCATCGCCCTTTGAAAAGACTGATAAG GATTTTCTGGAACAACCATGTCTGACTCCAGACTGCTTTGGTAAAATCTGTAGCATCAAAATCATTGACCCAACAGGCCTGGTCAAATGTAAG TTTGAAAATGACATTGCAAAGCCGCAGACGCAGAGGAAACCAAAAGTGAATCAGAAGTCTTGTACTCG AGTGAAGAACTTGAAGTCAAAGGAGGAAGGTCACCTGAAGACAaagaataatcataataagcTGACTTCTGAAGAGAAGCTGACTATTGGTGAAGAGATTCTACCGGCCAAAAACAAGTCCGTAGCACAGAGCCAGCAACAAG CTTGGTTGCTGTACCGGGATAGAGTACTCCTACAGATCAGTCAGATGATGCAGCTGCTCCGCCAGGAAAAAGGCCTCTCCGTGTCGGCCCTGAGCACCTGCCTAAAGCCCTGGCTGGAACTGGACTCTGTACGGGGGAACCAGCTGGCCGGGAAGATCCTGAACTGGGAGCAGGAGAAGGTGGAGACGCTTGATCAAGCTGTGGCGCTGTTGCTGGAGAGGAAGAATCGTGTTTGGGCTCGTGTCTTCATCCAACTGCTGTCCAACTCTTTGGATATAAGCGTGGACCTCAGTCACTGGGCGGGCCGGCTCAACGATGCGG atCTGAATGCCGCAAAATCCTTCATTGAGCGCAACGCAGGCTACCTGGAAGAGCTAGACCTGACTTTGCTGTTGAGTTTTGCTCCACTGCAGGAGATGATTTCTGAGAGGATTGTCACAAACCCAGAATTTACTTCAAACAAGGGCCTCAATAAATACATGAGACGGGCAGCACCACATGAGATGAGACTCTTTATATGGACTCTGGAGGAGCATAAGGACCTTTATGTCTCTTGTAACATTTTACTGGATGAATATTTTGATATGATTG ATGGACACTGTTCAGTTCTTAAAAAGTCTGATCAAAATCTAAGT AGTTTTCCTATGGGTGTAAAGAGTCGAGgccggaagaagaagaaagagcaaAAG GGTCTTCCTGTTTGGTCCGGGTGGCAAAGTTTAGTGCCAACAGACCAGTGGGACCAAGAAGATCCGAT ATACTACCTCGACCCAAGCGAACCTTTCAGCATTCCCAGACACCTCCAAGCGCAGGTGGCCGAGTTTGAGGACCAGTATAGCGGCCCCAGACACAAGAGGGATTTCAAAAAGCTTCTGGACAACAATCCTGATCCCACTGAAGAAAATATGTATGA CTACTTTGCACAAATTCTGGAAGCACACGGCCCCCTCCCCGCTGACGATCCCCTGCTGCTTGAGGAGATGGAAAACTTCCCACCGATGGCTCATGCAAAGATTGACAAGGCGGGCGGTTTTGAGCCCTTCTTTTTGGAGTCCCTTCGCTTCATAAAGATGGGGAGTCGTATCGGCCTAGCCAAGCATGCCGTCagcctgcagcagcagcagcatcaacgGCACCTACCGGAGGCTCTGAATATATTTTCATCAACTCAGACTTCGGCACCACATCCTTATGACGTTGACCCTTTCCCAACTCGCCATTTACCTGTTGATATGGATGACCTCTTCCCCCTCGTCGGTAGAGGCCATGTTAGTAGCTGGGATGATGCCAAGCTCTCCCCCAACGACTTTGACTGCCTGGATCTTTATACGACTGAAGTGGACGATTCCTGGGAAACATATTCCTGTTCAAGTGGATTAAATTTGACTCCGACTGAGGAGGTCATTTTGAAGCAACATTCTGAAACACAG ACTTGTCCGGTGACTAAGGACAGTGTGGCGATAAATACAGAGCCTTTGGAACGTTATGAGAGCTGCCAT GGTGATCTCAACAAAAAGGCCAAGATCATTAAGGAAATGAAggagaaaatggataaaatggcAAATGACCATGAAGAAGTTGACCAGAGGCACAAGGAGTGCCTGTCAGCCTTGCAGAGCGAGATCCAAGAGATCACTACCAACATACAG GTTACGGACAAAGAGTTGACCCTGTTCCAGCAGAAGCTGGAAGAGGAGATCAAGAAGGaccagaaggagaagaaggccaACCAGGAGGTGCTGAAGGCACTCAAGCTTGAGATAGATCAGCTGGTGGAGGAGCAAGCCAG TCTAACCAAAAACATCAGAAAGAAGAAGGCCAGCTATGAGGAGGAGCTAAACGCGTTCTGCGAGCTGAG CAATCAGTTGGCAGCAGAGAAGATGAGTCTGGAGGATGAGGTCAAGCGCCGCAAAGCCTCGGTTGCCGCGGCGGCCAAGAGGTCCCACACCGCTCAG TTGTCCATCTTGGAGAGCGGCCGGGATCAGCGTCTGCACAGCCTTCACAGTCAGCGGGCAAACGCCAAGGTGCTGCTGGCCAAGCTGGATGAAAATGTACAGCG ATTTCCATCCCTGGAAGTGAGCAGACAAAACTGGCGAACCAACATGCAAGAGCTGGAAAAGAAAATCGCCACAGTTGAG ACTCAGTACAAGGAGCAAATGGAGCAAGTAAAATCTGGCAAAAGGGTTAAAGATGTGCTCAGTAACACCAGTCAGCCTGATCCCCAAGTCTCTCTG CTTTCATCTGATATGGCTGGCCTTAGAATGGCACCCACCCCTCCCCCTACTGACACTCAACACCTGGCCAGACCCGTTCCACCTGCAAGTAACACAGTGTTCGACAAGGCCATGGAGCGCCTGGCCACCATCTTCCCCAACTACACCAG gCCGGATTTAATGAGGTTTTTTAAGGAGTTGCGTTCATCCAATGGTGGCAGTCTTAGCAGCATGGGCTTACAGGATGTGGTCAGTGGAGTGAGCCAGCTGATCCTGAAACATCAG GAGAAGCTCAGAGCTGGCGCCACATCCAAGACAACAGAGCAAGGAAGTTCTGCAATGCCCCCTCCGGTGGACTCAACCTCAGTGTGGCAGCGGGGCCAGAACCAAaaaccacaggacacctttgcg CTGAACTTGGACGACCCTTGTATCATCTGCCATGAAGAAATGAACCAGCTGGACCACTGTGTCTTGGAGTGCAGACACACCTTCCATAAGAAG TGCATCACATCGTGGCTGAAGGAAAATAGTAGCTGTCCCACATGCAGGAAGCGAACCTTGATGAGTGACTTCCCCTTGCTGATTGGTAGGAGGCGCCAAGCACcgtga